A genome region from Tursiops truncatus isolate mTurTru1 chromosome 15, mTurTru1.mat.Y, whole genome shotgun sequence includes the following:
- the PPL gene encoding periplakin isoform X3, which translates to MQRCTNELYWLDQQAQSRMQYDWSDCNLDYPSRRRQYENFINRNLEAKEERINKLHSEGDQLLAAKHPGRKSIEAHMEAVHADWKEYLNLLICEESHLKYMEDYHQFHKDVKDAQELLRKVDSDLNQKYSPDFKDQYQIELMLRELDDQEKALDKYEHEVRGLQKRGQQVVPLRYRRETPFKPIPVEALCDFESDQGLISRGYSYTLQRNNGESWDLTDSAGNELTAPAVCFMIPPTDPEALALADSLGSQYQTLRQKAAGSRRALQQRHEVLKAENSGDVSDLQGRQLLAGLDKVASDLDRQEKAITGILRPPLEQGRAVQDSAERAKDLKNITNELLRIEPEKASSTAEGEAFMQALPDSGSAALLRTRVEDTQRRYERLVQLLDAAQEKVDIANRLEKSLQQGREVLASYENQLAQEDTVPKSGHALDSKRQELAAMASELQARQALLSEVEQNLQAAKQCSGSLASRFQEHCPDLERQEAEVHKLRQRFDNLCQQVELRVQSLQSTRAAHDAFYSGRDRLLQFLSHIPSYEPQETDGLGQMETKLNNQKNLLDEIARREEEVQKVYTHSQQYQQAVKDYELEAEKLRSLLDLENGRSSHMSKRARLQSPATKVREEETALAAKFTEVNAINRQRLQNLEFALNLLRQQAEAGMSHEALPRGKPGSEVEETWKIQRELDEEAERRQQLENEVRSAQEEIRTLQNQSPQEAVVRKVLKKVPDPTLEESFRQTQQTLVEEQCKNQLLQKELEALQLRLCALEQEARDGGQEYMVKEVLRIEPDQTQANEVLRLREELEELRRQKGTREAEVLLLQQRIAALAQEKNQVREKVTEKDVVKLQNDPQLEAEFRKLQEDQQREHQLREKQEEELSFLQDKLKRLEKERAMAESKIIIKEVLKVEKDVATEREVGDLKRQYEDEAAKARANKREKTGLLRKIWALEEENAKVVVQEKVREIVRPDPKAESEVANLRLELVEQECKYRGAEEQLKSYQSELEVLRRRGPQVEVKEVTKEIIKYKTDPEMEKELQRLREEIIDKTRLIERCDLEIYQLKQEIQSLKEAKPQVQTKEVVQELLQFQEDPQTKEEVESLRAQLSQEQKKQVDLEIERASQEEKIKQKEEELSQVKEKMVQQEVVRYEEEPGLQAEVNAFTESINAELQQIDGLRGELQQLQRRRAELECQLEELERERQTRREAELEVQHLKQRLAQLEEGEAREKVTLKQKVVLQQDPQQAREHTLLALQLEEERHRRQVLEHELKTLKKKLEHLEKMEVKEKVVLSKSIQVERGDTEQEIQKLKSSLEAESQSKRELDAEVSQLEAKLSELEFCNSKSSKELDFLREENHKLQLERQSLQLEARRLQSEIEMAVAETQGLRSMPVAADPGAQLDCRLRSLEQELDDLRQLSRDKDLEIDELQRRLGSVAIKREQRENHLRRSIVVIDPDSGRELSPEEAHRAGLIDWNMFVKLRSQECDWEEISVKGPNGESSVIHDRKSGKKFSIEEALQNGRLTPAQYDRYINKDMSIQELAVLVSGEK; encoded by the exons ATGCAGCGCTGCACCAATGAGCTGTACTGGCTGGACCAGCAGGCCCAGAGTCGTATGCAGTACGACTGGAGCGACTGCAACCTCGACTACCCCAGCCGCCGGCGCCAGTATGAG AATTTCATCAACCGGAACCTGGAGGCCAAAGAGGAGAGAATTAACAAGCTGCACAGTGAGGGTGACCAGCTGCTTGCCGCCAAGCACCCCGGAAGGAAATCCATTGAG GCTCACATGGAGGCTGTGCATGCAGATTGGAAGGAGTACCTGAACCTGCTCATCTGTGAGGAGAGCCATCTGAAGTACATGGAAGACTACCACCAG TTCCACAAAGACGTGAAGGATGCCCAGGAGCTGCTGCGCAAGGTGGACTCAGACCTGAACCAGAAATACAGTCCCGACTTCAAAGACCAATACCAGATTGAGTTGATGCTGCGGGAGCTGGAC GACCAGGAGAAGGCTCTGGACAAGTACGAGCACGAGGTGCGGGGCCTGCAGAAGCGAGGGCAGCAGGTGGTACCCCTCAGGTACCGCCGGGAGACACCATTCAAGCCCATCCCCGTGGAGGCACTCTGTGACTTTGAGAGTGACCAG GGCCTAATCTCTCGGGGCTACAGCTACACCCTGCAGAGGAACAACGGGGAGAGCTGGGACCTCACGGACAGCGCAGGGAATGAGCTGACTGCCCCAGCTGTCTGCTTCATGATCCCTCCCACCGACCCCGAGGCCCTGGCTCTGGCCGACAG CCTGGGCAGCCAGTACCAGACCCTGCGGCAGAAGGCAGCTGGGAGCAGAAGGGCGCTCCAGCAGCGGCATGAGGTGCTGAAGGCAGAGAACTCTGGAG ATGTCTCTGACCTGCAGGGCCGGCAGCTGCTGGCCGGCTTGGACAAGGTGGCCAGCGACCTGGACCGGCAGGAGAAGGCCATCACAGGGATCCTGCGGCCGCCGCTGGAGCAGGGCCGGGCCGTGCAGGACAGTGCTGAGCGGGCCAAGGACCTCAAG AACATCACCAACGAGCTGCTGCGCATCGAGCCCGAGAAGGCGAGCAGCACGGCCGAGGGCGAGGCATTCATGCAGGCCCTCCCGGACAGTGGCAGTGCGGCCCTGCTGAGGACGCGGGTGGAGGACACCCAGCGCAGATACGAGCGCCTGGTGCAGCTGCTGGACGCGGCCCAGGAGAA GGTTGACATCGCCAACCGCCTGGAGAAGAGCCTGCAGCAGGGCCGGGAGGTGCTGGCCTCATACGAAAACCAGCTGGCCCAGGAGGACACAGTGCCCAAGAGTGGCCATGCCCTGGACAGCAAGAGGCAGGAGCTGGCG GCCATGGCCTCCGAGCTGCAGGCCCGGCAGGCCCTCCTCAGCGAGGTGGAGCAGAATCTGCAGGCCGCCAAGCAGTGCTCTGGCTCGCTGGCCAGCCGCTTCCAGGAGCACTGCCCGGACCTGGAGCGCCAGGAGGCTGAGGTGCACAAGCTGCGCCAGCGCTTTGACAACCTCTGCCAGCAGGTGGAGCTCAG GGTCCAGAGCCTGCAGAGCACCCGGGCTGCTCACGACGCCTTCTATAGTGGCCGCGACCGCCTGCTGCAGTTCCTGTCCCACATCCCCAGCTACGAGCCCCAGGAGACAGACGGCCTCGGCCAGATGGAGACCAAACTGAACAACCAGAAG AACCTGCTAGATGAGATAgcaagaagggaagaggaagtaCAGAAAGTCTACACCCACTCCCAGCAGTACCAGCAAGCTGTCAAG GACTACGAGTTGGAAGCAGAGAAACTCAGGTCCCTCCTTGACTTGGAGAATGGAAGAAGCAGCCACATGAGCAAGAGGGCCAGGCTCCAGTCCCCTGCCACCAAAGTGAGGGAAGAG GAAACGGCTCTTGCTGCCAAGTTCACGGAAGTTAATGCCATCAACAGACAGAGGCTGCAGAATCTGGAGTTTGCTCTGAATCTCCTGAGACAG CAGGCTGAGGCAGGCATGAGCCATGAGGCCCTGCCCAGGGGCAAGCCGGGCTCCGAAGTAGAGGAGACGTGGAAGATTCAGAGGGAGCTGGACGAGGAGGCGGAGCGGAGGCAGCAGCTGGAGAATGAGGTCAGGAGCGCCCAGGAGGAGATCCGGACCCTGCAGAACCAGAGCCCACAGGAAGCAGTGGTGAGGAAGGTGCTCAAGAAGGTGCCAGACCCCACGCTGGAGGAGAGCTTCCGGCAGACGCAGCAGACCCTGGTGGAGGAGCAGTGCAAGAACCAGCTGCTGCAGAAGGAGCTGGAGGCGCTGCAGCTGCGGCTGTGCGCCCTGGAGCAGGAGGCCAGGGATGGCGGGCAGGAGTACATGGTCAAGGAGGTTCTGCGCATCGAGCCGGACCAAACCCAGGCCAACGAGGTCCTGAGGCTGCGGGAGGAGCTGGAGGAGCTGCGGCGGCAGAAGGGCACCCGGGAGGCAGAGGTGCTCCTCCTGCAGCAGCGCATcgcagccctggcccaggagaaGAACCAGGTGCGGGAGAAGGTCACCGAGAAGGATGTGGTGAAACTGCAGAATGACCCCCAGCTGGAGGCAGAGTTCCGGAAGCTGCAGGAGGACCAGCAACGGGAGCATCAGCtcagggagaagcaggaggaggagCTGAGCTTCCTCCAGGACAAGCTGAAGAGGCTGGAGAAGGAGCGGGCCATGGCTGAGAGCAAGATCATCATCAAGGAGGTGCTCAAGGTGGAAAAGGATGTGGCAACCGAGAGGGAGGTGGGTGACCTCAAACGCCAGTATGAGGACGAGGCCGCCAAGGCTCGTGCCAACAAGAGGGAGAAAACGGGGCTGCTCCGAAAGATCTGGGCCTTGGAGGAGGAAAATGCCAAAGTGGTCGTGCAGGAAAAAGTGCGGGAGATCGTCCGGCCAGACCCCAAGGCAGAGAGTGAGGTGGCCAACCTCCGCCTGGAGCTGGTCGAGCAGGAGTGCAAGTACCGGGGGGCCGAGGAGCAGCTGAAGAGCTACCAGAGCGAGCTGGAGGTGCTCCGGAGGCGGGGCCCCCAGGTGGAGGTCAAGGAAGTGACGAAGGAGATCATCAAGTACAAGACTGACCCCGAGATGGAGAAAGAGCTTcagaggctcagggaggagaTCATCGACAAGACCAGACTCATCGAAAGGTGTGACCTGGAGATCTACCAGCTGAAGCAGGAGATCCAGTCCCTGAAAGAGGCCAAACCCCAGGTGCAGACCAAGGAGGTGGTCCAGGAGCTCCTGCAGTTCCAGGAAGACCCCCAGACCAAAGAGGAAGTGGAGTCTCTGAGGGCCCAGCTGTCACAGGAGCAGAAGAAGCAAGTGGATCTGGAAATAGAGAGGGCGTCCCAGGAggaaaaaatcaaacagaaggAGGAGGAGCTTTCCCAGGTGAAGGAGAAGATGGTCCAGCAGGAGGTCGTCAGGTACGAGGAGGAGCCGGGCCTGCAGGCCGAGGTGAACGCCTTCACCGAGAGCATCAACGCGGAGCTGCAGCAGATCGATGGCCTCCGCGGGGAGCTGCAGCAGCTACAGCGCAGGCGAGCGGAGCTGGAGTGCCAGCTGGAGGAGCTGGAGCGCGAGCGGCAGACACGCAGGGAGGCCGAGCTGGAGGTACAGCACCTGAAGCAGCGGCTGGCccagctggaggagggggaggcccGGGAAAAGGTGACCCTCAAGCAGAAGGTGGTGCTGCAGCAGGACCCCCAGCAGGCCCGGGAGCACACCCTGCTCGCGCTGCAGCTGGAGGAAGAGCGGCACCGGCGGCAGGTCCTGGAGCATGAGCTCAAGACCCTGAAGAAAAAGCTGGAGCACCTAGAGAAGATGGAGGTCAAGGAGAAGGTGGTCCTCTCCAAGAGCATCCAGGTGGAGAGAGGTGACACCGAGCAGGAGATTCAGAAGCTAAAGAGCAGCCTGGAGGCAGAGAGCCAGAGCAAGAGGGAGCTGGACGCGGAGGTGAGCCAGCTGGAGGCCAAGCTGTCGGAGCTGGAGTTCTGTAACTCCAAGTCATCCAAGGAGCTGGATTTCTTGAGGGAAGAGAACCACAAACTGCAGCTGGAGCGGCAGAGCCTGCAGCTCGAGGCCCGCAGGCTCCAGTCCGAAATCGAGATGGCGGTGGCGGAGACGCAGGGCCTAAGGAGCATGCCGGTGGCGGCAGACCCTGGGGCGCAGCTCGACTGCCGCCTCCGGTCCCTGGAGCAGGAGCTGGATGACCTCAGGCAGCTCTCTAGAGACAAAGACCTGGAGATCGACGAGCTGCAGCGACGCCTGGGCTCTGTGGCCATCAAGCGGGAACAAAGGGAGAACCACCTGCGGCGCTCCATCGTGGTCATCGACCCCGACTCGGGCCGCGAGCTGTCCCCAGAGGAAGCCCACCGGGCTGGCCTCATCGACTGGAACATGTTTGTGAAACTCAGGAGCCAGGAGTGCGACTGGGAGGAAATCTCCGTCAAGGGTCCCAACGGGGAGTCCTCTGTGATCCATGACAGGAAGTCTGGCAAGAAGTTCTCCATTGAAGAGGCCCTACAGAACGGAAGACTGACCCCTGCCCAGTACGACCGCTACATCAACAAGGATATGTCCATCCAGGAGCTGGCCGTCCTAGTGTCCGGGGAGAAGTAG